The Mytilus trossulus isolate FHL-02 chromosome 13, PNRI_Mtr1.1.1.hap1, whole genome shotgun sequence genome has a segment encoding these proteins:
- the LOC134694205 gene encoding uncharacterized protein LOC134694205 yields MRTRNTANELCRPQLTKFLQTTKVPSGKRKSDIVGELHMQTTKVHSGRRASDTVGELQLQTTKVRSGRSKSDTVGELQLQTTKVQSGRRASDAVGELQLQTTKVHSGRRKSDTVGELQLQTTKVPSGRRKNDTVGELQLQATKVPSDRRKSDTTTKVPSGKRKSDTVGELHMQTTKVHSGRRASDTVGELQLQTTKVPSGRSKSDTVGELQLQTTKVQSGRRASDAVGELQLQTTKVRSGRSKSDTVGELQLQTTKVQSGRRASDAVGELQLQTTKVHSGRRKSDTVGELQLQTTKVPSGRRKNDTVGELQLQATKVPSDRRKSDTTTKVPSGKRKSDTVGELHMQTTKVHSGRRASDTVGELQLQTTKVPSGRSKSDTVGELQLQTTKVQSGRRASDAVGELQLQTTEVHSGRRKSDTVGELQLQTTKVPSGRRKNDTVGELQLQATKVPSDRRKSDTTTKVPSGRRKSDTVGELHMQTTKVHSVRRTSYTAGELQLQTTKVPSGRIW; encoded by the exons ATGAGAACCAGGAATACAGCAAATGAGCTGTGTAGACCACAACTGACCAAGTTCCTTCAG ACGACCAAGGTCCCCTCAGGTAAAAGGAAAAGTGATATAGTAGGTGAATTACATATGCAGACGACCAAGGTCCACTCAGGTAGAAGGGCAAGTGATACAGTAGGTGAATTACAATTGCAGACGACCAAGGTCCGTTCAGGTAGAAGTAAAAGTGATACAGTAGGTGAATTACAATTGCAGACGACCAAGGTCCAATCAGGTAGAAGGGCAAGTGATGCAGTAGGTGAATTACAATTACAGACGACCAAGGTCCACTCAGGTAGAAGGAAAAGTGATACAGTAGGTGAATTACAATTGCAGACCACCAAGGTCCCCTCAGGTAGAAGGAAAAATGATACAGTAGGTGAATTACAATTGCAGGCGACCAAGGTCCCCTCAGATAGACGGAAAAGTGATACA ACGACCAAGGTCCCCTCAGGTAAAAGGAAAAGTGATACAGTAGGTGAATTACATATGCAGACGACCAAGGTCCACTCAGGTAGGAGGGCAAGTGATACAGTAGGTGAATTACAATTGCAGACGACCAAGGTCCCCTCAGGTAGAAGTAAAAGTGATACAGTAGGTGAATTACAATTGCAGACGACCAAGGTCCAATCAGGTAGAAGGGCAAGTGATGCAGTAGGTGAATTACAATTGCAGACGACCAAGGTCCGTTCAGGTAGAAGTAAAAGTGATACAGTAGGTGAATTACAATTGCAGACGACCAAGGTCCAATCAGGTAGAAGGGCAAGTGATGCAGTAGGTGAATTACAATTACAGACGACCAAGGTCCACTCAGGTAGAAGGAAAAGTGATACAGTAGGTGAATTACAATTGCAGACCACCAAGGTCCCCTCAGGTAGAAGGAAAAATGATACAGTAGGTGAATTACAATTGCAGGCGACCAAGGTCCCCTCAGATAGACGGAAAAGTGATACA ACGACCAAGGTCCCCTCAGGTAAAAGGAAAAGTGATACAGTAGGTGAATTACATATGCAGACGACCAAGGTCCACTCAGGTAGGAGGGCAAGTGATACAGTAGGTGAATTACAATTGCAGACGACCAAGGTCCCCTCAGGTAGAAGTAAAAGTGATACAGTAGGTGAATTACAATTGCAGACGACCAAGGTCCAATCAGGTAGAAGGGCAAGTGATGCAGTAGGTGAATTACAATTGCAGACGACCGAGGTCCACTCAGGTAGAAGGAAAAGTGATACAGTAGGTGAATTACAATTGCAGACCACCAAGGTCCCCTCAGGTAGAAGGAAAAATGATACAGTAGGTGAATTACAATTGCAGGCGACCAAGGTCCCCTCAGATAGACGGAAAAGTGATACA ACCACCAAGGTCCCCTCAGGTAGAAGGAAAAGTGATACAGTAGGTGAATTACATATGCAGACGACCAAGGTCCACTCAGTTAGGAGGACAAGTTATACAGCAGGTGAATTACAATTGCAGACCACCAAGGTCCCCTCAGGTAGAATATGgtaa